The Bacteroidota bacterium genomic interval TTCTTCTCCAAACTGTGACGAAAGTTGTTTAATTATTTTTTGCAATTCAATTTCTATCTCTGCATCCATGTTACAAATTTAGTTTTTACACTTGATCATGTTGAAAGAATATGTTTTCACATCTGTCTTCTTCCTTTCGTCTTCCTACTTTTGAATCATGAGTTATATAGATATTATTTTAATAATTCCCCTCCTTTGGGGATTGTACAAAGGATTTTCGAAAGGATTAATTATTGAAGTTGCATCGCTCGCAGCTTTTGTTTTAGCAGTATGGGGGGGAATAAAATTTTCGGATTTTCTTTCCGAATGGATGAAAAATTCTTTTGACTGGACTTCAAAATATCTTCCGGTAATTTCTTTCGCGATAATTTTTATTGGAATTCTGATTTTGGTTTTTTCAACTGCAAAACTGCTCGAAAGATTTGTGAAGGCAGCAGCACTTGGATTTGCAAATAAACTTGCGGGAGGAATTTTCGGAATGCTGAAGTTCGGATTAATTCTGAGCGTTTTGATTTTTGTTCTGAACGCGATTGAAAAAAATGTTCAGCTTATTCCTTCCGAAACAAAACACGCTTCCTTATTATATGAACCTGTTGGAAAAATCGCTCCGCTGATAATTCCTGGTTTAAGAGAAAGTAAATTGCAAAATATTTTTCCTGATTCCGTGAATGTAAATCTGAAAGTGCCTTAATTTTTTTCCACTGCCTCTACTCCGGGCAGAATTCCGTTCTCAATATATTCAAGCAGCGCGCCACCGCCCGTAGAAACATAACTCACTTTATCTCCAAGATGATATTTGTTGATGGCGGCAACCGAATCTCCTCCGCCAATTAAAGAATATGCGCCATTCGAAGTTGCTTTCACAATTGCTTCGGCAATGAATTTTGTTCCGTGAGAAAAATTTTCCATTTCAAAAACGCCCATCGGTCCGTTCCATAAAATTGTTTTCGATTTTGAAATTACCTCTGAAAATATTTTTTCTGTCTGCTCGCCAATGTCAAGCCCCATCCATCCATCGGGAATATTTTTTATATCGGAAGTTTTTTTATTCGCATCGTTGGAAAAATTATCTGCGATAATGGAATCAACGGGAATATAAATATTCGCGCCTTTTTCTTTTGCGACATTCAAAATGCTGGTTGCGTTTTCTATTCTGTCTTCTTCCACCAATGATTTTCCAACCTTGCCACCTTGCGCTTTTACAAATGTGAAAGCCATTCCTCCACCAATAATAATGTTGTCTGCCTTTTTCAAAAGTTGTTCAAGAATTAAAATCTTATCTGAAACTTTTGCCCCACCCATAATCGCAGTGAACGGTTTCTGTGCTTCGTTCAAAACTTTGTTTATGCTGGCGAGTTCTCCGCTCATCACATAGCCGAAACATTTTTTATCCGGGAAAAACTTTGCAATCACTGCCGTGCTTGCATGAGCCCGATGCGCTGTTCCGAAAGCATCGTTCACATAAAAGTTTCCGAGTTCAGAAAGTTTTTTTGCAAATGCCTCATCGCCTTTCTCTTCCTCTTTATAGAAGCGTAAATTCTCGAGCAACAAAACCTCGCCATTTTTTAAGGAAGATGAAAATTTTTTTGCTTCTTCTCCTATGCAATCATTGGCGAATTTCACACTCGTTCCTAAAAGTTTGGAAAGGTGATTCTCTATGTGTTTCAAAGAATATTTTTCTTCCGGTCCGCCTTTTGGCCTTCCAAGATGAGACATCAGCACAACACCTCCCCCGTCTTTAAGAATTTTTTTGATAGTAGGAATAGCCGCGCGGATTCTTGTGTCATCGGTCACATTAAATTTATCATCCAGCGGAACATTGAAATCAACACGGATGAGCACGCGCTTGCCGGAGAAATTAAAATTGTCAATCGTCTTCATAGGTTACGAATAACTAATCTTTACGAATATTACGAATTATTTTCGTGGCAAAAATAAATATTACCGCGAATACACCTTCATTAGTATATTCGTAAAAGATTAGTATTTAGTAGATGTTATTCTCAAATATCATAGGACAAACCGAAGTAAAAGAACGGCTCACTCATTCTGCTCAGACCGGACGAGTGAGTCACGCCCAATTATTTTTGGGGCAAGAAGGAACTGGCGCACTTCCTCTTGCAATTGCGTATGCGCAGTTGCTTCTCTGTAAAAATAAAACTGCAAATGATTCCTGTGGAAAATGTCCGTCTTGCCTTAAGTGTAAAAAATTAATTCATCCCGACATTCATTTTGTTTATCCGGTTGCTTTGTCAAAAGAAATTCGCATGAGCAGCGATGTTGCGGCTGAATGGCGCGAAGCATTTTTAGAAAATTCCTATTTGAATTTATCCGATTGGTTCAGCCATATTTCGGCTGAGAACAAACAGCCGGTGATTGGAGTGGAGGAGAGCGCGGAAATTCTGCGCAAACTTTCTCTCACCACTTACGAAGGAGAATTCAAGATGATGATTATCTGGCATCCTGAAAAAATGAATGTGCAGGCAGCAAATAAACTTTTAAAAATTTTGGAGGAACCATCCGATAAAACTATTTTTCTTTTGGTTTCTGAAAATGAAGAACAGCTTTTGCGAACAATTGTTTCACGAACTCAATTGATAAAAGTAAATCGCCTCAGCGATGAAGAAATTAAAAATGCTTTGATTGAAAAAGGAATCGCAGAAAATGACGCAGCAAAAATTTCTTATTTCGCAGCCGGAAATTACAATACGGCATTAAAACTCATAGCAGAAAATACAGAAGAAAATTTTTATCTGCGGCAGTTTCGCGAATGGATGAGAATGTGTTTTAGGATGGATGTAGTTGGAATAATTTCCTGGACGGAAGAAATTGCCAATGCGAAATTCGGACGGGAGAACCAGAAAAAATTTCTTTCTTTCGGAATAAATATTATCCGTGAGTGTTTAGCCGAAATATATGGCGATAAAAAACTTCTGCGCGTAGTGGGAGAAGAATTGGATTTTGTTCAGAAACTTTCTACAAAATTAGACGGAAACATTTGTAAAAAATTATCAGATGAGTTGAACGAGGCAATTCTTCACATAGAAAGAAACGGCAACGCAAAAATTATTTTTACAGATTTATCTTTGAAGTGCGCACGAATAGTCAAGCAAACTCAGCCAGCATGAAAAAGCAAAAGATTGTAGTTGGAATTACGGGCGCAAGCGGTTCCATTTACGCGAAAGTACTGCTGGAAAAACTGCAGCAGCTCAAATCGCAGGTGGAAGAAGTAGGGGTTGTAATGAGCGATAATGCAAAAGAAGTTTGGAGAACAGAATTAGGAGACAATGGTTATGAAAAAATAAAATTCAAGATTTATGACAAAAATAATTTTCATGTTCCGTTTGCTTCCGGCTCATCCGATTTCAGAACAATGATTGTTTGCCCGTGTTCCATGGGAACGCTCGCGAGAATTGCAAGTGGAGTTTCAAATGATTTAATTACGCGCGCTGCGGATGTGATGCTTAAGGAAAGAAGAAAATTAATTTTAATTCCCCGCGATACACCACTTAGTTTAATTCATATCAACAACATGAAAACAATTACTGAAGCGGGAGGAATTATTTGTCCTGCCTCTCCGTCCTTCTATAGCAATCCGAAAACTTTTGAAGACCTTGCTTCCACAGTAATTGACCGTGTGCTTGATTTGTGTGGGCTGGATGTGAAAATGTATCGGTGGGGAAAAAAATAATTTTCAGGATAGTTTATCGGAAAGAATCCTCATCTCCACCATCGGAGAAATCTTTTCGTATAGGATATGATACGCTGCATCTGTAATCGGCATTTCAACTTTATACTGCTTGTTGATTTCGTGCACGCACTTCACGCCATAGTATCCTTCGGCAACCATATTCATTTCCGCCATAGCGGATTTTACCGAATATCCTTTTCCGATCATACTGCCGAAAGTTCTGTTTCGGCTGAACTGAGAATAAGCAGTCACCAGCAAATCTCCGAGATACGCAGAGTCTTTTATATCACGCATGATGGGATGAACTGCATCTACAAATCTTTTTATTTCTCCAATCCCGTTTGAAATGAGCACAGAAAGAAAATTATCTCCATAACTAAGTCCATGACAAATTCCGGCAGCAATTGCAATCACATTTTTCAGAACGGCAGAATACTCTGTTCCGTAAATATCATCGCTCACTGAAGTTTTTATATACCGGCAGGAAAGTTTTTCAGCAAGAAATTTTGCGCTCTCCTGGTTTTGCGATGCGATGGTGAGATAGGAAAGTTTTTCCATCGCCACTTCTTCCGCGTGCGAGGGACCTGCAATGATTCCGATATTTTCTATCGGCACGTTGTAAATCTGATTGAAGAATTCCGCTATGATTAAATTGTGTTCAGGTACAATTCCTTTAATCGCAGAAAATATTTTTTTATTTTTCAAATCGTTCGCTTTCATAGGAGAAAGCGATTCTTTCAGAAACGCGGACGGAACCGCCATTATCAGCACATCGGATCTTGAAACTATTTCTTTTAAATCAGAACTTACGGAAATCTTTTTCGCTTCAAACTCTACAGATGAAATATAATTCGGGTTGTGGTGATATTTCTGAATATAATTTGCTGTTTCGGAATTTCTAACCCACCAATTTACGCTTTCAACATTACTGCAAATAATTTTTACGATGGCGGTAGCCCAGCTTCCTCCGCCAATCACTCCAATATTTTTTTCTGAACTCACTCTGATTTTTTTTCTTCAGAAGTTTTTTCAGGGCGCATCTGCGGAAAAAATAAAACATCCTGTATGCTCGGAGAATTTGTCATCAGCATACAGAGTCGGTCAATCCCGATTCCGATTCCGGATGTGGGAGGCATGCCGTATTCAAGCGCGCGGAGAAAATCATAATCAATATACATTGCTTCCTCATCACCGCGTTCCATTAATTTTATTTGCTCTTCAAAACGTGCGCGCTGGTCGAGCGGGTCGTTCAATTCGGTGTAAGCATTTGCAATTTCTTTTCCGTTCACCATTAATTCAAAGCGCTCCACCAATCCATTTTTGCTTCTATGTTTTTTAGTGAGCGGGCTCATTTCTATAGGGAAATCAATAATGAAAGTGGGCTGAATAAATTTTCCCTCGCACTTCTCTCCGAAAATTTCATCCACTAATTTACCTTTCCCCATTGATGCTTCTGTGTGAATTCCCAATTGCTTGCACACACCGCGCAGTTGTGTTTCATCCATTCCACTAATGTCAATTCCTGTTTCTTCTTTGATTGCATCGGATAGAGAAATTCTTTTGAAAGGCGCTTTGAAATTTATTTTTTGTTCTCCAACCTGTACATCGGTTGTTCCATGCAACTCCATCGCAACTTTTTCCAGCATACGTTCGGTAAAATCCATCATCCAGAAATAATCTTTATACGCCACATAAAATTCCAGGATGGTAAATTCAGGATTATGCGTGCGGTCCATTCCCTCGTTGCGGAAGTTGCGCGAAAACTCGTAGACAAAATCGTATCCGCCAACAATCAGTCGCTTCAAAAAAAGTTCGTTCGCAATGCGCAAATAAAACGGAACATCCAGCGCATTGTGATGCGTGACAAACGGACGAGCGGCTGCACCGCCCGGAATATTTTGCAGAACAGGCGTGTCCACTTCGAGCGCCCCGCTTTCATCCAGAAAATTGCGAATGGTTTTTATTATTTGCGTGCGCTTCACAAAAGTTTCTTTCACACTTGTGTTCACCACCAAATCCGCATAGCGATGCCGGTATTTGAATTCGGGGTCGGTTACTTCATCGTGCGCTTTTCCTTCTGCATCTAATTTTACAATGGGAAGCGGCTTCAACGTTTTGCAGAGAAGTTTGAGCGATGTAACGTGAATGGAAATCTCTCCGACCTTCGTGGTAAAAACAAAACCGGTTACGCCAATGATATCGCCAATGTCAAGAAGTTTTTTGAAAAGAGAATCGTAAACAGTTTTGTCTTCACCCGGACAAATATCATCTCGCCTCACGTAAAGTTGAATTCTTCCCGTAGAATCCTGCAGAGAAGCGAAGCATGCTTTTCCCATATCGCGCACACTCATGATGCGCCCCGCGATGGAAATATTTTTATAATCGGTTTTGTTGCGCTCGTAATTTTCGAGAATGTCTTTTGCTGAAGCATTCACTTCAAACTGCTCGGGCGGATAGGGATTGATGTCGAGTTTTATAATCTCGTCTAACTTTTGCCTGCGTAAAATTTCCTGTTCTGATAATTCCATACCTTATTATATAGGAAAGCAAATATAATCCTAAAGAGTAAACAGCAAACTATTAAGCAATCAACTTAAATCCTCTTCCATGAATGTTCAGGATTTCCACCTTCGTGTCTTCGCTCAAATATTTCCGGAGTTTAGAAATATAAACATCCATGCTTCGCGCTGAGAAATAAGAATCATTTTGCCAGACGGTGCGCAGCGCAAAATTCCTGTCGAGCACATCATTTGAATTTAAGCAGAGAAGTTTCAGAAGGTCGGCTTCTTTCGTAGTAAGTTCAATTGTTTCTTTTCCTTTTATTTCGAGGGTGCGTTCGGAATAATTAAATTTGAATTTTCCTATTTTAAATTCATTCTGCTCCGATTGCCTGAGCGTTTGGTTTTTCACTCTGCGGAGAATGGCATTAATCCGCAACAAAAGCTCTTCCATGCTGAATGGTTTCGTAATGTAATCATCCGCGCCTGCGGTGAATCCTTCAATCGCATCTTCCTTCATGGATTTTGCCGTGAGGAAAACAATGGGAATATTTTTATCTGCCGAACGGATTTCGCGCGCGAGTGCAAAGCCGTCTTTAATCGGCATCATCACATCGAGCAAACATAAATCAAATCCGTTTTTATTAAAAAAGTCAAGCGCTTCTTTTCCGTTTGTGGCGAGTTTGGTTTCGTAACCTTTTGCTTCGAGGTATTCGCGCAAAAGATTTCCGAGATTGCGGTCGTCTTCTGCGAGAAGAATTGAAATTTTTTCTTTGTTCATGAAATTTCCCCTCTTGAGAGGGGCAGGGGTGTGTTGGTTAATGTTTCTTTTTGTTCTATATATTTTTCAATTGCCAAGATTACATTATCAATTCCTGTTAAAACCTCTTCGTCTGTAAATCTTAAAACAGAAATTCCAAGTTCATTCAAGCGTTTTTCTTTTTCAGCATCTTTCTTTTGTACTTCTTCAGTCGTATGAGTATATCCGTCCACTTCTATGCCAAGCATCAATTCATGACAAAAGAAATCTAAAATATATTCATCAATGGGTTTTTGCCTGTGAAAATCATATCCTTTAATTTGTTTTCCCTTTACATACATCCACAATTTAATTTCTGCCTGCGTACTTTTATTGCGCATGTTTCTTGCGTATTCTTTTAGC includes:
- a CDS encoding CvpA family protein — protein: MSYIDIILIIPLLWGLYKGFSKGLIIEVASLAAFVLAVWGGIKFSDFLSEWMKNSFDWTSKYLPVISFAIIFIGILILVFSTAKLLERFVKAAALGFANKLAGGIFGMLKFGLILSVLIFVLNAIEKNVQLIPSETKHASLLYEPVGKIAPLIIPGLRESKLQNIFPDSVNVNLKVP
- a CDS encoding phosphoglycerate kinase; this encodes MKTIDNFNFSGKRVLIRVDFNVPLDDKFNVTDDTRIRAAIPTIKKILKDGGGVVLMSHLGRPKGGPEEKYSLKHIENHLSKLLGTSVKFANDCIGEEAKKFSSSLKNGEVLLLENLRFYKEEEKGDEAFAKKLSELGNFYVNDAFGTAHRAHASTAVIAKFFPDKKCFGYVMSGELASINKVLNEAQKPFTAIMGGAKVSDKILILEQLLKKADNIIIGGGMAFTFVKAQGGKVGKSLVEEDRIENATSILNVAKEKGANIYIPVDSIIADNFSNDANKKTSDIKNIPDGWMGLDIGEQTEKIFSEVISKSKTILWNGPMGVFEMENFSHGTKFIAEAIVKATSNGAYSLIGGGDSVAAINKYHLGDKVSYVSTGGGALLEYIENGILPGVEAVEKN
- the holB gene encoding DNA polymerase III subunit delta'; the encoded protein is MLFSNIIGQTEVKERLTHSAQTGRVSHAQLFLGQEGTGALPLAIAYAQLLLCKNKTANDSCGKCPSCLKCKKLIHPDIHFVYPVALSKEIRMSSDVAAEWREAFLENSYLNLSDWFSHISAENKQPVIGVEESAEILRKLSLTTYEGEFKMMIIWHPEKMNVQAANKLLKILEEPSDKTIFLLVSENEEQLLRTIVSRTQLIKVNRLSDEEIKNALIEKGIAENDAAKISYFAAGNYNTALKLIAENTEENFYLRQFREWMRMCFRMDVVGIISWTEEIANAKFGRENQKKFLSFGINIIRECLAEIYGDKKLLRVVGEELDFVQKLSTKLDGNICKKLSDELNEAILHIERNGNAKIIFTDLSLKCARIVKQTQPA
- a CDS encoding UbiX family flavin prenyltransferase, yielding MKKQKIVVGITGASGSIYAKVLLEKLQQLKSQVEEVGVVMSDNAKEVWRTELGDNGYEKIKFKIYDKNNFHVPFASGSSDFRTMIVCPCSMGTLARIASGVSNDLITRAADVMLKERRKLILIPRDTPLSLIHINNMKTITEAGGIICPASPSFYSNPKTFEDLASTVIDRVLDLCGLDVKMYRWGKK
- a CDS encoding NAD(P)H-dependent glycerol-3-phosphate dehydrogenase; translation: MSSEKNIGVIGGGSWATAIVKIICSNVESVNWWVRNSETANYIQKYHHNPNYISSVEFEAKKISVSSDLKEIVSRSDVLIMAVPSAFLKESLSPMKANDLKNKKIFSAIKGIVPEHNLIIAEFFNQIYNVPIENIGIIAGPSHAEEVAMEKLSYLTIASQNQESAKFLAEKLSCRYIKTSVSDDIYGTEYSAVLKNVIAIAAGICHGLSYGDNFLSVLISNGIGEIKRFVDAVHPIMRDIKDSAYLGDLLVTAYSQFSRNRTFGSMIGKGYSVKSAMAEMNMVAEGYYGVKCVHEINKQYKVEMPITDAAYHILYEKISPMVEMRILSDKLS
- the lysS gene encoding lysine--tRNA ligase, with the protein product MELSEQEILRRQKLDEIIKLDINPYPPEQFEVNASAKDILENYERNKTDYKNISIAGRIMSVRDMGKACFASLQDSTGRIQLYVRRDDICPGEDKTVYDSLFKKLLDIGDIIGVTGFVFTTKVGEISIHVTSLKLLCKTLKPLPIVKLDAEGKAHDEVTDPEFKYRHRYADLVVNTSVKETFVKRTQIIKTIRNFLDESGALEVDTPVLQNIPGGAAARPFVTHHNALDVPFYLRIANELFLKRLIVGGYDFVYEFSRNFRNEGMDRTHNPEFTILEFYVAYKDYFWMMDFTERMLEKVAMELHGTTDVQVGEQKINFKAPFKRISLSDAIKEETGIDISGMDETQLRGVCKQLGIHTEASMGKGKLVDEIFGEKCEGKFIQPTFIIDFPIEMSPLTKKHRSKNGLVERFELMVNGKEIANAYTELNDPLDQRARFEEQIKLMERGDEEAMYIDYDFLRALEYGMPPTSGIGIGIDRLCMLMTNSPSIQDVLFFPQMRPEKTSEEKKSE
- a CDS encoding response regulator transcription factor, producing MNKEKISILLAEDDRNLGNLLREYLEAKGYETKLATNGKEALDFFNKNGFDLCLLDVMMPIKDGFALAREIRSADKNIPIVFLTAKSMKEDAIEGFTAGADDYITKPFSMEELLLRINAILRRVKNQTLRQSEQNEFKIGKFKFNYSERTLEIKGKETIELTTKEADLLKLLCLNSNDVLDRNFALRTVWQNDSYFSARSMDVYISKLRKYLSEDTKVEILNIHGRGFKLIA
- a CDS encoding DUF559 domain-containing protein yields the protein MKRKIIAYNPKLKEYARNMRNKSTQAEIKLWMYVKGKQIKGYDFHRQKPIDEYILDFFCHELMLGIEVDGYTHTTEEVQKKDAEKEKRLNELGISVLRFTDEEVLTGIDNVILAIEKYIEQKETLTNTPLPLSRGEIS